One region of Peromyscus eremicus chromosome 4, PerEre_H2_v1, whole genome shotgun sequence genomic DNA includes:
- the Csnk2a1 gene encoding LOW QUALITY PROTEIN: casein kinase II subunit alpha (The sequence of the model RefSeq protein was modified relative to this genomic sequence to represent the inferred CDS: deleted 1 base in 1 codon), giving the protein MSGPVPSRARVYTDVNTHRPREYWDYESHVVEWGNQDDYQLVRKLGRGKYSEVFEAINITNNEKVVVKILKPVKKKKIKREIKILENLRGGPNIITLADIVKDPVSRTPALVFEHVNNTDFKQLYQTLTDYDIRFYMYEILKALDYCHSMGIMHRDVKPHNVMIDHEHRKLRLIDWGLAEFYHPGQEYNVRVASRYFKGPELLVDYQMYDYSLDMWSLGCMLASMIFRKEPFFHGHDNYDQLVRIAKVLGTEDLYDYIDKYNIELDPRFNDILGRHSRKRWERFVHSENQHLVSPEALDFLDKLLRYDHQSRLTAREAMEHPYFYTVVKDQARMSSSNMPGGSTPVSSANMMSGISSVPTPSPLGPLAGSPVIAAANPLGCLFQLPLALSSNDPHLSPDA; this is encoded by the exons ATGTCGGGACCCGTGCCAAGCAGGGCCAGAGTTTACACAGATGTTAACACGCACAGACCCCGAGAATATTGGGATTATGAGTCACATGTGGTGGAATGGGG AAATCAAGATGACTATCAGCTTGTTCGAAAATTAGGCAGGGGCAAATACAGTGAAGTGTTTGAAGCCATCAACATCACAAATAATGAAAAAGTTGTTGTTAAAATTCTCAAG CcagtaaaaaagaagaaaattaaacgTGAAATAAAGATTTTGGAGAATTTGAGAGGCGGTCCCAACATTATCACACTTGCAGACATTGTAAAAGACCCTGTG tCACGAACGCCCGCCTTGGTTTTTGAACATGTAAACAACACAGACTTCAAG CAATTGTACCAGACATTAACAGACTATGACATTcgattttacatgtatgaaattctaaaa GCCCTGGATTATTGCCACAGCATGGGGATTATGCACAGAGATGTGAAACCCCATAATGTCATGATTGATCATGAGCACAGAAAG ctaaGGCTAATAGACTGGGGCTTAGCTGAATTTTATCATCCTGGCCAAGAATATAATGTCCGAGTTGCTTCCCGATACTTCAAAGGTCCAGAGCTACTTGTAGATTATCAG ATGTATGATTATAGTTTGGATATGTGGAGCTTGGGTTGTATGCTGGCAAGTATGATCTTCCGGAAGGAGCCATTTTTCCATGGACATGACAATTATGATCAG tTGGTGAGGATAGCCaaggttctgggaacagaagattTATATGACTATATTGACAAGTACAACATTGAATTAGATCCACGTTTCAACGATATCTTGGGCAg ACACTCTCGTAAGCGATGGGAACGCTTCGTCCACAGTGAAAACCAGCACCTTGTTAGCCCTGAGGCCTTGGATTTTCTGGACAAGCTCCTACGATATGACCACCAGTCACGGCTCACTGCAAGAGAGGCCATGGAGCATCCTTACTTCT ACACTGTTGTGAAGGACCAGGCTCGAATGAGTTCATCTAACATGCCAGGGGGCAGTACACCTGTCAGCAGCGCCAATATGATGTCAG GGATCTCTTCAGTGCCAACCCCTTCACCCCTTGGACCTCTGGCAGGCTCACCAGTGATTGCTGCTGCCAAC CCCTTGGGATGCCTGTTCCAGCTGCCGCTGGCGCTCAGCAGTAATGACCCCCATCTATCTCCTGATGCCTAA